The Paenibacillus uliginis N3/975 genome has a window encoding:
- a CDS encoding ABC transporter ATP-binding protein, with the protein MDHPDNSEQISSPALEARGIYKSFRDRKKEVQVLDGLSLAVQPGQFVSIIGPSGSGKSTLFHIIGGLTAPDAGNIWMNGVDVTGQKGLIAYMPQQPALFPWRTVEDNVLLPRELAGMSRVQALEETRLWIERAGLTGFEKAYPHTLSGGMQQRTAFLRAMMSPQEVMCLDEPFSALDALTRSDMQRWLLDIWEEHRRSVLMITHHIEEALLLSDTVYVMSSRPSSILQKIEVPFPRPRRENILSDPAFLALKHDISTMMREELRKR; encoded by the coding sequence ATGGATCATCCGGACAACTCGGAACAGATCTCCTCTCCTGCGTTGGAAGCACGTGGTATCTATAAGTCATTCCGGGATCGTAAAAAGGAAGTTCAGGTACTGGATGGTCTTTCACTAGCCGTACAACCTGGACAATTCGTCTCCATCATCGGACCGTCCGGCAGCGGGAAGAGCACGCTGTTTCACATTATAGGCGGGCTAACTGCACCGGACGCCGGTAACATCTGGATGAACGGCGTAGATGTAACTGGGCAAAAGGGCTTGATCGCCTATATGCCACAGCAACCTGCCCTCTTCCCATGGCGCACAGTCGAGGACAACGTGCTCCTTCCACGTGAACTCGCCGGCATGTCCAGGGTTCAAGCACTGGAGGAAACGCGCCTCTGGATTGAACGGGCGGGACTTACCGGATTTGAGAAAGCTTATCCGCACACGCTATCCGGCGGCATGCAGCAGCGGACCGCTTTTCTGCGAGCGATGATGAGCCCGCAGGAGGTGATGTGCCTGGATGAGCCGTTCAGCGCACTCGACGCGCTGACCCGCAGCGACATGCAGCGCTGGCTGCTCGATATATGGGAGGAGCACCGCCGCTCCGTTCTAATGATTACACACCATATTGAAGAAGCGCTGCTTCTGTCCGATACGGTGTACGTCATGTCAAGCCGTCCCTCCTCCATTCTGCAAAAAATCGAGGTGCCTTTCCCTCGTCCCCGTCGGGAAAATATCCTGTCAGATCCGGCTTTTCTGGCCTTGAAACACGACATCTCCACAATGATGCGTGAAGAGCTGCGAAAGCGCTGA
- a CDS encoding ABC transporter permease: protein MRIWWNRLWPPFVAVLFFLTVWQLAVSLFHVEDWILPPPSDIVREAAAGAEDLLGHTLATLQLTLVGFAIGTAVGLVIALLLHLVPWMKTALYPLLVVSQNVPTIALAPLLMIWFGFGILPKVIVITLVCFFPVAVSAMDGLARTDRTMMNYMEMAGASKWQTFSKLELPHALPSIFSGVRIAATYSVMGAVIGEWIGSDKGIGYFMMLQKSAYRTDRVFVAIFIIVLLSLLMVALITLLERRLIRWNPKQEKSS, encoded by the coding sequence ATGAGGATTTGGTGGAATCGTCTATGGCCGCCCTTTGTGGCGGTCCTCTTCTTTTTAACAGTGTGGCAGTTGGCTGTCTCCTTGTTCCATGTGGAAGACTGGATCCTACCACCGCCTTCGGACATCGTCAGGGAAGCCGCTGCTGGAGCCGAAGATCTGCTCGGACATACACTTGCCACCCTGCAGCTGACACTAGTTGGCTTCGCCATCGGAACGGCTGTCGGTCTGGTCATCGCGCTGCTTCTCCATCTGGTCCCTTGGATGAAAACCGCACTGTACCCGCTTCTCGTCGTAAGCCAAAATGTGCCGACAATTGCGCTGGCTCCACTGCTCATGATCTGGTTCGGGTTTGGAATCTTACCAAAGGTTATTGTCATTACACTCGTGTGCTTCTTTCCGGTCGCCGTCTCAGCCATGGATGGTCTTGCTCGTACTGACCGGACGATGATGAATTACATGGAGATGGCTGGTGCAAGCAAATGGCAGACGTTCAGCAAGCTGGAGCTGCCTCATGCTCTCCCCTCCATCTTCTCTGGCGTCCGGATTGCGGCTACATATTCGGTCATGGGTGCGGTGATTGGGGAGTGGATCGGCTCGGACAAAGGAATCGGATATTTCATGATGCTGCAGAAATCCGCGTACCGTACGGACCGCGTATTTGTCGCTATTTTTATCATTGTCTTGTTAAGCCTGCTCATGGTTGCGCTCATAACTCTGCTGGAGCGACGGCTCATCCGCTGGAATCCGAAGCAGGAAAAGTCATCATGA
- a CDS encoding MTH1187 family thiamine-binding protein, with protein sequence MASTLLSIQVIPKTPDGRDSIPYVDVAIKVIQESGVKYQVNALETTLEGELPELLKIVNDMHEALFQAGCPSVISQVKIAQNPEGISMDRLTEKYRP encoded by the coding sequence ATGGCAAGTACACTGCTCAGCATTCAAGTGATTCCCAAGACGCCCGACGGTCGGGACAGCATACCTTATGTAGACGTAGCTATCAAAGTCATTCAGGAATCAGGTGTCAAATATCAGGTGAACGCGCTGGAAACGACACTGGAAGGAGAACTGCCAGAGCTGCTGAAGATTGTGAATGATATGCACGAGGCACTTTTCCAGGCGGGCTGCCCGAGCGTCATATCCCAAGTGAAAATCGCGCAAAATCCTGAAGGAATCAGCATGGACCGGCTGACTGAGAAATATCGTCCATGA
- a CDS encoding TatD family hydrolase: MASVHTKPDMDSLNYPLIDAHIHLDTYPIDQQLSILESLPGYGVESVISVSMHLESCQRNLELARRFVDRVKPAFGYHPEQQMPSPADIDSLFAFMESHLDEMIAVGEVGLPYYSRLEAQSSGKDWDNRPYEDLLERFIIFAKKHDKPVILHAVYEDADIACDLLEKHSVTSAHFHWFKGSPGTIQRMADAGYCISFTPDLLYEQEIRELARLYPAGQVMSETDGPWPFEGPFQGQVTHPRMTADVASAWADIQGISLMEARRILYDNARRFYRMR; this comes from the coding sequence ATGGCATCTGTTCATACAAAACCGGATATGGATTCTTTGAATTATCCCCTGATCGATGCTCACATCCATCTGGATACATATCCAATAGATCAGCAGCTTTCCATTCTTGAAAGCCTGCCCGGATACGGCGTGGAATCCGTTATCTCCGTATCCATGCATCTGGAATCTTGCCAGCGCAATCTCGAACTGGCACGCCGATTTGTTGACCGCGTGAAACCCGCCTTTGGCTATCACCCTGAACAACAAATGCCGTCTCCAGCCGATATTGACTCCCTGTTCGCCTTTATGGAAAGCCATCTGGATGAGATGATCGCCGTGGGAGAAGTCGGGCTTCCTTACTATTCCCGGCTCGAAGCGCAATCCAGCGGTAAGGATTGGGACAACCGCCCTTACGAGGACTTGCTGGAGCGGTTCATTATATTTGCCAAAAAGCATGACAAGCCGGTCATCCTTCATGCCGTCTACGAGGACGCTGATATCGCCTGTGACCTGCTGGAGAAACATAGCGTAACATCAGCTCACTTTCACTGGTTCAAAGGGTCGCCGGGAACGATCCAGCGGATGGCTGATGCGGGCTACTGCATTTCGTTCACCCCGGACCTGCTCTACGAGCAGGAAATTCGTGAACTGGCGCGCCTGTACCCCGCCGGTCAGGTTATGTCCGAAACGGATGGGCCGTGGCCGTTTGAAGGACCGTTTCAAGGCCAGGTAACACACCCTCGCATGACTGCCGACGTCGCATCAGCCTGGGCCGATATTCAAGGTATCAGTCTGATGGAGGCACGCCGTATTTTGTATGACAATGCCCGGCGGTTTTATCGCATGAGGTAG
- a CDS encoding ABC transporter substrate-binding protein, which produces MVRNKRWMSLVIICAVLLVVAGCGNKEKPNNEGASDSNKPAAELRDVQVMLDWSANTNHTGLYAAKDLGYYEEEGLNVKIVQPGAGGSDALVASGKADFGVSYQESVTLARTQGVPLVSIAAVIQHNTSGFAAPVDRNIKKAADFEGKSYGGWGSPVEEAVMKSIMEKDNADVSKVKMINMGDADYFTAVKRDIDFAWIFYAWTGIEAELREEKLDMIYVKDYSEALDYYTPVLVTSEKMINEDPELVKAFMRATAKGYDYAIKQPEEAAALLSKAVPELDKDLVLASQKWLSPLYQDDAPRWGEQKESVWKGYADWMFERKLLDKPLEAGSAFTNDFLPDSP; this is translated from the coding sequence ATGGTACGGAATAAAAGATGGATGTCCTTGGTGATAATCTGCGCGGTGCTGCTTGTCGTTGCCGGATGCGGAAACAAAGAAAAGCCGAACAACGAAGGGGCCAGTGATTCGAACAAACCTGCTGCTGAGCTGCGGGACGTTCAGGTTATGCTGGACTGGTCGGCAAACACGAACCATACAGGGCTTTACGCTGCAAAAGATCTTGGATATTACGAGGAGGAAGGGCTCAACGTCAAGATTGTACAGCCGGGTGCTGGCGGCAGTGATGCTCTGGTCGCCTCAGGCAAGGCTGACTTCGGTGTCAGCTACCAGGAAAGTGTCACTCTCGCGAGAACTCAAGGCGTGCCACTCGTTTCGATCGCAGCTGTGATCCAGCATAATACGTCCGGGTTTGCCGCTCCGGTTGACCGGAATATTAAAAAAGCAGCCGATTTTGAAGGCAAATCTTACGGCGGTTGGGGTTCCCCTGTAGAAGAGGCTGTGATGAAATCGATCATGGAGAAGGATAACGCCGACGTAAGCAAGGTAAAAATGATTAATATGGGAGATGCGGATTATTTCACTGCCGTGAAGCGCGATATTGATTTTGCCTGGATCTTTTACGCTTGGACAGGTATTGAAGCCGAGCTGCGTGAAGAGAAACTGGACATGATTTATGTGAAAGACTATTCAGAAGCGCTGGACTATTATACCCCTGTACTGGTAACGAGCGAGAAAATGATCAATGAAGATCCGGAACTGGTCAAAGCGTTCATGCGCGCTACAGCTAAAGGCTATGACTACGCCATTAAACAGCCGGAAGAAGCAGCTGCTCTCCTCTCCAAGGCAGTACCCGAGCTGGACAAAGATCTGGTGCTGGCTAGCCAGAAATGGCTTAGCCCGCTCTATCAAGACGATGCTCCTCGCTGGGGAGAACAGAAAGAAAGCGTATGGAAGGGTTATGCTGATTGGATGTTTGAACGTAAACTGCTGGATAAGCCACTCGAGGCAGGCAGCGCGTTCACGAATGATTTTTTACCGGATAGCCCATAA